TTCGATTCTTGATTTGAGCAGGGAATGGTATAccaagcataaaataaaataacaaccgAACTTAATGGGAAATTATTCTAACATTACTTAGCTCTGATAAATTTGAAGCTTTTGGAAAGATGGGGTCTTCTGTTATACAGTATATGTGTAGAGCTGCtcatttattttggtttttatgcGTGTCTAATATATTGccaatattttctataatttgcAGGACCCTGTCCTTAAACATGAGCAAAAGAAGCCAGATGCGGCCTCATCAACCGAGTAGAATGAAGGGAGAGTGAATGGTCGGATGTTTAATGtggttcaagttttttttatGTCTCTATTtgtcatgaattttttttaagcttCTGGTTAGACATGAAGTATGAGTTTAATAATGCTGAGATAATGacctgaattttttaatttccaaagtGCAAGGCTATTGATATTGAATCTCATAATAGAAGCTACATGCCTCCAATACATAACTAAGGAGACCTATGTTAAATGTGAGTTTTTCCCTGCCTTATTATTCACTGGTTCATATGGTTTTATTGCTTAAAATAGCCCTTTGGTGTGTGCATTGATTTGCCTTTTCCTGATGTGTGCAGAAACCAATGAAATGTTTCCACTAGACTTTCAAGAATGGTTGTCAagataaatttatgtttgaaacAGTGACAGAAGTTTACTTGCTCTGTATTATACATCACGAGTCTAAATTctagtaatatattttcaatcGCTCCCTGGATTTGACATTACAGCATTTTTGTTTGGAGTTATACACCCTGTAAATTCTGCTACTTAGTTACttgaattatcatttaattgtGAACTGGGTGCCAAGATCCTTTTCTGCGGGGATTGTTcaccttatttttatttgtatgaaagtTGACCAGGAATCCAGAATCAAGCAAAGTGGGTCACCAACAGAGGTAAATGAAATTAAGCATCTGCAATTAAACTTCTAATAAGCCTGACATTGATCATCTGTAGATTCCATCATTCACCATCATCTCCATTACTAAATCATTCCAAGAGTCAATTGGGCCAGGCAAGCACCAATGCAGACAGTCATTCTGAACTTTGGCATTCTTATCCTTGCAAATGGCTGAAATTGTCTAAATGGCCCCGGGTGCCCATCAGGTCTTAATAATGAAAGCCGAGTTGTATCCAATAACTTAAAAACCATCCCATTTCCAGCTCCTATGCTTGCAGCTTTCTCAACTTCCTCCAACTCAATATTTCGCATTACACTGTCAACATCTCTCATATCCACCTCACTTTCTTTGAAGGGCAGGGTTCTATTACAAGTCCCTCCACTGAACCATTCTCCATTCTCAAAATGGTCGGGCGTTGTGGTTCTAAAGAAAACATACGCCTTGTGATCAGATCTTGTGAGAAAACTGAGAACTAGCTGGAGGGCTTTACGATATGCATGGTTGGATCCTAACTGCGTTAAATTTTTTCCAGGGCAGTTATTGCAGCCTTGTACAGTGTTGTTTTCATAGTATATAGCAGTTTTGAGAAACCATTTCCCACCAGAAGTCATCATGTAATCGAAGTTTTTGTATTGTTCCGTCCATTTTTTGTCAAGTTGATCAAGATGGAGCTGGATTTCCGACGAGGAAACTCCATTGCTGTCTTCAAAAATATCAGCTCTCAACAGAAATGGCGTCCAAATTACTGAAAGGGTGAAGTTGTGCGAAGGAAAGTACCATCTTTTAGATTTATATTCCTCATCATGGTAAACCTCGTCAGCTTGCTCCACCTGTGGGACTATGTATCGATCACCCATCAGTGTTCTAGAAAAGTTAGAAATTGAAGCCACTATAACAATACTTCACAGAGCTGGTAGGTAAACCAGCTCAGAAAAGACTAAGTAACCGTAATGAAATTGATTGATGAGTAAAGTTAACAACCTCTAATAATAGAACTCATTATTGACAAGCCATTAACTTTTGTACCAACAATTAACTCAGCAATGATAGAAAAAATAACAGAACTTTGGTGCTCTAGAGACCAGTCTTGAGCCGCAAAAAAATTTCAGTCAGATAACATCATTGTGGAATTCCTTcgttttaaagtataaaatttttaaggtaattttcTACATCATTTCAACTGTCACAGGAAGGAAGTGGATTACATTGAAACGACACTTGAGCTTCAGCTTTTACTTTCCTTCTAAGTTAGGCTTAGTTTTCACTGATTTAGAGTCAAATAAAAATGCATGGACCCTGAACAATGACAGTGGTTCCTtgcaatgaagaagaaaatgcagCAGTGGAAACAAATGTAAACAATAGTACAAAAGCTCACATTTTACTCtttgaaatttaaaacataCCTGAGTAAGAATGCAAAACAATGACTGCACATGGTTACGAGAAATGGAATCACCAATGAAGGCCCAAGATTTATTCCTCATTAAATCAAGAAATTTCTCAGGATTGAACTTGGGTAATTCACAATCTCGTGGATTCCACCTCCAGTGAAGGTAGCCAGTATCAGGTCTCCCATTCGTCATACAATTCTGATGACTTTCAATTGCACGGCAGGTGACGTTACTGTAAAATGGACCAGATGGGTCCGGTACCCAGTCTCCGATAAAAAGATCACATTTTGCTGCAACCACATTATGTAAATAGAACGAGAATCTTTCAATTGAGGTACTACATATTATGCAAAGTTCTGAGAAGTCgcatacacataaatataaatataaatatatatatatatgtctgaTCTAAAATACAAGTTACGAAATTTGTAAGCGTGCCTACAAACACAAATGCTATACTATATTCAATGAAGACTGAAGATGGCAGATTTGGATGTCAATCTAAACCAGACAAGTGAACCCAGCAATTGGTTCTGAAAGCATCGACTCCCTTTCCATGCAAAGCTTTTGACTCATCCAAATAAATCCATAGCAACACCAACATTCAAAATTGcgagagaaaatagaaaaaataacgaTATAATCTTACTATTATTCGATAATTGAGTTTCATTATTTGGATGATAATCAGCAGAATCTGGTTGTTGAGCAGGCAAAGACGTCTCAGGAGACTCTGTGTTACTCTCTTCTACAGGTGTCTGAGTCCCTTGAGTCTCAACCACGGATGAAAATCCTACGGAATCAGAAACAAGGAAACGAAAAGCAAGGCCTAATAGCACAAACGAGACGACAAACTTTAGATGACATGATTGTGATTGTTTCTATAGTGTGGCAATGGGTTCAAATCCAACCTCATTTCCTTCACCATTTGGTTTACGCAGGACACAGAAAATGTCTCCAAAATTagcaagagagaaaagaagtgAAGTGAAGGGATATGAAAACTGTGATTATCTTAAAAATGCTTAACCTGTTTATCACAAAGGACTTGTCGTGTCTGCACACTAATCACACTGTGTGTGTGGTGGGTTTCTGGCGTAATCAGGAACAAAAGTTTTGTCTTTGGGATATATAAATTTAGTACAACAACCCTGTTTTTATACAGAGCTTAAATTACTTTTACAGAAGATTATTCCACTGAAAATTATTGGCTACCCCAAATCACTCTGTAAGTTCCAAGTACAGCTTAAAGGTTTTGTGGTTAGAGATCattaaaataaaggaaaaaaaatgaattattggaaagaaaatgagagattAGAATTACAAGTTATATTGTCTTCTTTGGATGTAAGTTAAGGTTATTTAGAAGTTGATCTTCAGACCTTAGAACTGGCACTATCAAATTCAGAGATGCGTCAATTCTGGAATCTCTCAACCCTGTTTTTGCTTTGAATATTTGTCGCATCACATCAGCCATTTCTTCttttgaagtttgaatttttttaaatattttttacaattaatgtttatatatttgttttgagtTACAGAGTCTATGTCAGTGTAGTAAGGCAAAGACATTTGTGTTCAATTACGTGAGGAGAAGGAACTTCGAATATACTATTATGATTTGAACAAGCTTTGGTTGGTTGGATTGGAACATATAAACAAACATGATCATTTCCGCCAAAGTAACCTGAAGCATTAAAGTAAatgccaaaggactatttcccacctaaagtttgttgttttttcaagtttacccttttaactttaaaagtcTCAAATACTtaccatgagcagttaaaattaacggaaccctaatcccttaaaattttatctcttttttccccctaaactttaaaaactaaaagtttcccccaatcgagttttaaaaaatgacagtttccccctagggtttccagaTCTTTGACAGCCTCTTCCTCCCAAAGCTTCATTTCTCTCCGGCAGTTTCTCTCTACCCATTTGGACGTCCAATCGGCGTCGAATGAGGCTTGGGAGACGACGGAGATGAAGGGTTTTGTCTTTCTAGACGAAGACGAGAA
This sequence is a window from Mangifera indica cultivar Alphonso chromosome 5, CATAS_Mindica_2.1, whole genome shotgun sequence. Protein-coding genes within it:
- the LOC123217121 gene encoding LOW QUALITY PROTEIN: protein trichome birefringence-like 25 (The sequence of the model RefSeq protein was modified relative to this genomic sequence to represent the inferred CDS: inserted 1 base in 1 codon; deleted 2 bases in 1 codon) — encoded protein: MVKEMRLDLNPLPHYRNNHNHVIKFVVSFVLLGLAFRFLVSDSVGFSSVVETQGTQTPVEESNTESPETSLPAQQPDSADYHPNNETQLSNNTKCDLFIGDWVPDPSGPFYSNVTCRAIESHQNCMTNGRPDTGYLHWRWNPRDCELPKFNPEKFLDLMRNKSWAFIGDSISRNHVQSLFCILTQVEQADEVYHDEEYKSKRWYFPSHNFTLSVIWTPFLLRADIFEDSNGVSSSEIQLHLDQLDKKWTEQYKNFDYMMTSGGKWFLKTAIYYENNTVQGCNNCPGKNLTQLGSNHAYRKALQLVLSFLTRSDHKAYVFFRTTTPDHFENGEWFSGGTCNRTLPFKESEVDMRDVDSVMRNIELEEVEKAASIGAGNGMVFKLLDTTRLSLLRPDGHPGPFRQFQPFXKDKNAKVQNDCLHWCLPGPIDSWNDLVMEMMVNDGIYR